The following coding sequences lie in one Zingiber officinale cultivar Zhangliang chromosome 2B, Zo_v1.1, whole genome shotgun sequence genomic window:
- the LOC122046305 gene encoding rhodanese-like domain-containing protein 6 isoform X3: MEPEFSFTTSMPPSQISTSSSASTTRTADLLPSLAAFASLPQVGGNMPSLEKHIAALKSMSLFDDTDFKLASCEHPSDSRITRECGFTELSIRVVKELVTFRSDPLAEVPKVCDAGRHLSAAEFHSVLHDAVIPGTNMDSKADKQLVLLDARNLYETRIGKFKATNVETLDPELRQYSDLASWIDQHSEKLHGKHILMYCTGGIRCETASAYIRSKGVGFENVFQLFGGIQRYLEQFPTGGYFRGKNFVFDHRISVGSKETDVIGSCLLCGISFDDYSSRCRCHYCRMLVLVCYDCQVISSRVYVCELCQKNGKGSNPMMLQEDEHEDISPDSLEEMGFSNSSFPDITPAQFPRTHGNSGDRKLRILCLHGFRQNASNFKGRTSSLAKKLKNMVEFVFVDAPHELPFIYKPRSSDSSYVQQSPPPEMNRRYAWLTSEHLNLSDEQCWRMIDAPFDPLQYQQQTFGFEVSYQHLKNIISHMGPFDGVLGFSQGAAMAALFCQQQQRSSHVMDFQFAILCSGFLPIPWGSKESIRCPSLHCFGSSQGQDRQIANQASRELAGMFDEECSMIIEHEMGHIIPTRSPYIDQMKNFLRRFL, translated from the exons ATGGAGCCGGAGTTCTCCTTTACTACAAGTATGCCCCCGTCCCAGATATCGACTTCCTCGTCCGCTTCTACGACTCGAACTGCCGATCTCTTGCCCTCCTTGGCCGCGTTCGCATCGCTCCCTCAG GTTGGTGGAAATATGCCGTCTTTGGAGAAGCACATTGCTGCTTTGAAATCCATGAGCTTATTTGACGACACGGACTTCAAGCTTGCGTCCTGCGAACATCCTTCGGACTCTAGAATAACGAGAGAATGTGGGTTTACGGAACTCTCAATTCGTGTGGTTAAG GAGTTGGTAACATTCAGGTCCGATCCTCTAGCAGAGGTTCCCAAAGTTTGCGATGCTGGGAGGCACCTCTCTGCGGCAGAGTTTCATTCTGTTCTCCATGATGCAG TAATTCCAGGAACTAATATGGATTCCAAGGCTGATAAACAACTTGTTCTGTTGGATGCAAGGAACTTATATGAAACACGGATTGGGAAGTTTAAGGCCACAAATGTGGAGACTCTTGATCCAGAATTAAGACAATACAGTGATCTGGCTTCTTGGATTGATCAGCACTCTGAAAAGCTGCATGGCAAACACATTCTCAT GTACTGCACTGGCGGTATTAGATGTGAAACTGCTTCAGCTTATATTAGATCAAAAGGTGTAGGTTTTGAGAATGTTTTTCAG TTGTTTGGCGGAATTCAGAGATACTTGGAACAATTTCCAACTGGCGGTTACTTTAGAGGGAAGAATTTTGTTTTTGATCACCG TATTTCAGTTGGAAGTAAGGAAACAGATGTTATTGGCAGTTGCCTGCTTTGTGGTATTTCCTTTGATGATTATTCCTCTCGTTGCCGGTGCCATTACTGTAGAATGCTCGTTTTAGTCTGCTATGATTGTCAG GTCATTTCCAGCAGAGTTTATGTTTGTGAGTTATGCCAAAAAAATGGCAAGGGAAGCAATCCAATGATGTTACAGGAGGATGAGCATGAAGATATTTCACCTGATTCCTTGGAGGAAATGGGTTTTTCGAATTCCAGCTTTCCTGATATCACGCCAGCCCAGTTCCCTAGGACTCATG GTAACAGTGGGGACCGAAAGCTAAGGATTCTATGCTTACATGGGTTCAGACAAAATGCTTCAAATTTTAAAGGAAGAACTTCATCACTTGCTAAGAAATTGAAGAACATGGTGGAATTTGTATTTGTCGATGCTCCTCATGAACTACCATTCATATACAAGCCACGTTCAAGTGACAGCAGTTATGTGCAACAGTCTCCACCACCGGAAATGAACAGGCGATATGCATGGCTTACAAGTGAACATTTGAAcctctcggatgaacaatgttggAGGATGATAGATGCTCCTTTCGATCCCTTGCAATATCAACAACAAACATTTGGCTTCGAAGTATCCTACCAACACCTCAAGAATATAATCTCTCATATGGGACCATTTGACGGGGTCCTCGGTTTCTCTCAGGGGGCAGCGATGGCTGCCTTGTTTTGCCAGCAGCAACAGCGAAGCAGCCATGTTATGGACTTCCAATTTGCGATCCTATGCTCAGGTTTTCTGCCAATTCCATGGGGGTCCAAGGAGTCAATAAGGTGTCCTTCACTTCATTGTTTTGGCAGTAGCCAAGGACAAGATAGGCAGATTGCAAATCAAGCGAGCAGGGAACTAGCTGGTATGTTCGACGAAGAGTGCTCCATGATCATCGAACATGAGATGGGTCATATAATCCCCACTAGGTCGCCTTATATTGATCAAATGAAGAATTTCCTAAGACGCTTCCTTTGA
- the LOC122046305 gene encoding rhodanese-like domain-containing protein 6 isoform X1 has translation MAVSEDRSEGGNGAGVLLYYKYAPVPDIDFLVRFYDSNCRSLALLGRVRIAPSGVNVTVGGNMPSLEKHIAALKSMSLFDDTDFKLASCEHPSDSRITRECGFTELSIRVVKELVTFRSDPLAEVPKVCDAGRHLSAAEFHSVLHDAVIPGTNMDSKADKQLVLLDARNLYETRIGKFKATNVETLDPELRQYSDLASWIDQHSEKLHGKHILMYCTGGIRCETASAYIRSKGVGFENVFQLFGGIQRYLEQFPTGGYFRGKNFVFDHRISVGSKETDVIGSCLLCGISFDDYSSRCRCHYCRMLVLVCYDCQVISSRVYVCELCQKNGKGSNPMMLQEDEHEDISPDSLEEMGFSNSSFPDITPAQFPRTHGNSGDRKLRILCLHGFRQNASNFKGRTSSLAKKLKNMVEFVFVDAPHELPFIYKPRSSDSSYVQQSPPPEMNRRYAWLTSEHLNLSDEQCWRMIDAPFDPLQYQQQTFGFEVSYQHLKNIISHMGPFDGVLGFSQGAAMAALFCQQQQRSSHVMDFQFAILCSGFLPIPWGSKESIRCPSLHCFGSSQGQDRQIANQASRELAGMFDEECSMIIEHEMGHIIPTRSPYIDQMKNFLRRFL, from the exons ATGGCAGTGTCGGAGGACCGATCCGAGGGCGGCAATGGAGCCGGAGTTCTCCTTTACTACAAGTATGCCCCCGTCCCAGATATCGACTTCCTCGTCCGCTTCTACGACTCGAACTGCCGATCTCTTGCCCTCCTTGGCCGCGTTCGCATCGCTCCCTCAGGTGTCAACGTCACT GTTGGTGGAAATATGCCGTCTTTGGAGAAGCACATTGCTGCTTTGAAATCCATGAGCTTATTTGACGACACGGACTTCAAGCTTGCGTCCTGCGAACATCCTTCGGACTCTAGAATAACGAGAGAATGTGGGTTTACGGAACTCTCAATTCGTGTGGTTAAG GAGTTGGTAACATTCAGGTCCGATCCTCTAGCAGAGGTTCCCAAAGTTTGCGATGCTGGGAGGCACCTCTCTGCGGCAGAGTTTCATTCTGTTCTCCATGATGCAG TAATTCCAGGAACTAATATGGATTCCAAGGCTGATAAACAACTTGTTCTGTTGGATGCAAGGAACTTATATGAAACACGGATTGGGAAGTTTAAGGCCACAAATGTGGAGACTCTTGATCCAGAATTAAGACAATACAGTGATCTGGCTTCTTGGATTGATCAGCACTCTGAAAAGCTGCATGGCAAACACATTCTCAT GTACTGCACTGGCGGTATTAGATGTGAAACTGCTTCAGCTTATATTAGATCAAAAGGTGTAGGTTTTGAGAATGTTTTTCAG TTGTTTGGCGGAATTCAGAGATACTTGGAACAATTTCCAACTGGCGGTTACTTTAGAGGGAAGAATTTTGTTTTTGATCACCG TATTTCAGTTGGAAGTAAGGAAACAGATGTTATTGGCAGTTGCCTGCTTTGTGGTATTTCCTTTGATGATTATTCCTCTCGTTGCCGGTGCCATTACTGTAGAATGCTCGTTTTAGTCTGCTATGATTGTCAG GTCATTTCCAGCAGAGTTTATGTTTGTGAGTTATGCCAAAAAAATGGCAAGGGAAGCAATCCAATGATGTTACAGGAGGATGAGCATGAAGATATTTCACCTGATTCCTTGGAGGAAATGGGTTTTTCGAATTCCAGCTTTCCTGATATCACGCCAGCCCAGTTCCCTAGGACTCATG GTAACAGTGGGGACCGAAAGCTAAGGATTCTATGCTTACATGGGTTCAGACAAAATGCTTCAAATTTTAAAGGAAGAACTTCATCACTTGCTAAGAAATTGAAGAACATGGTGGAATTTGTATTTGTCGATGCTCCTCATGAACTACCATTCATATACAAGCCACGTTCAAGTGACAGCAGTTATGTGCAACAGTCTCCACCACCGGAAATGAACAGGCGATATGCATGGCTTACAAGTGAACATTTGAAcctctcggatgaacaatgttggAGGATGATAGATGCTCCTTTCGATCCCTTGCAATATCAACAACAAACATTTGGCTTCGAAGTATCCTACCAACACCTCAAGAATATAATCTCTCATATGGGACCATTTGACGGGGTCCTCGGTTTCTCTCAGGGGGCAGCGATGGCTGCCTTGTTTTGCCAGCAGCAACAGCGAAGCAGCCATGTTATGGACTTCCAATTTGCGATCCTATGCTCAGGTTTTCTGCCAATTCCATGGGGGTCCAAGGAGTCAATAAGGTGTCCTTCACTTCATTGTTTTGGCAGTAGCCAAGGACAAGATAGGCAGATTGCAAATCAAGCGAGCAGGGAACTAGCTGGTATGTTCGACGAAGAGTGCTCCATGATCATCGAACATGAGATGGGTCATATAATCCCCACTAGGTCGCCTTATATTGATCAAATGAAGAATTTCCTAAGACGCTTCCTTTGA
- the LOC122046305 gene encoding rhodanese-like domain-containing protein 6 isoform X2: protein MAVSEDRSEGGNGAGVLLYYKYAPVPDIDFLVRFYDSNCRSLALLGRVRIAPSGVNVTVGGNMPSLEKHIAALKSMSLFDDTDFKLASCEHPSDSRITRECGFTELSIRVVKELVTFRSDPLAEVPKVCDAGRHLSAAEFHSVLHDAGTNMDSKADKQLVLLDARNLYETRIGKFKATNVETLDPELRQYSDLASWIDQHSEKLHGKHILMYCTGGIRCETASAYIRSKGVGFENVFQLFGGIQRYLEQFPTGGYFRGKNFVFDHRISVGSKETDVIGSCLLCGISFDDYSSRCRCHYCRMLVLVCYDCQVISSRVYVCELCQKNGKGSNPMMLQEDEHEDISPDSLEEMGFSNSSFPDITPAQFPRTHGNSGDRKLRILCLHGFRQNASNFKGRTSSLAKKLKNMVEFVFVDAPHELPFIYKPRSSDSSYVQQSPPPEMNRRYAWLTSEHLNLSDEQCWRMIDAPFDPLQYQQQTFGFEVSYQHLKNIISHMGPFDGVLGFSQGAAMAALFCQQQQRSSHVMDFQFAILCSGFLPIPWGSKESIRCPSLHCFGSSQGQDRQIANQASRELAGMFDEECSMIIEHEMGHIIPTRSPYIDQMKNFLRRFL, encoded by the exons ATGGCAGTGTCGGAGGACCGATCCGAGGGCGGCAATGGAGCCGGAGTTCTCCTTTACTACAAGTATGCCCCCGTCCCAGATATCGACTTCCTCGTCCGCTTCTACGACTCGAACTGCCGATCTCTTGCCCTCCTTGGCCGCGTTCGCATCGCTCCCTCAGGTGTCAACGTCACT GTTGGTGGAAATATGCCGTCTTTGGAGAAGCACATTGCTGCTTTGAAATCCATGAGCTTATTTGACGACACGGACTTCAAGCTTGCGTCCTGCGAACATCCTTCGGACTCTAGAATAACGAGAGAATGTGGGTTTACGGAACTCTCAATTCGTGTGGTTAAG GAGTTGGTAACATTCAGGTCCGATCCTCTAGCAGAGGTTCCCAAAGTTTGCGATGCTGGGAGGCACCTCTCTGCGGCAGAGTTTCATTCTGTTCTCCATGATGCAG GAACTAATATGGATTCCAAGGCTGATAAACAACTTGTTCTGTTGGATGCAAGGAACTTATATGAAACACGGATTGGGAAGTTTAAGGCCACAAATGTGGAGACTCTTGATCCAGAATTAAGACAATACAGTGATCTGGCTTCTTGGATTGATCAGCACTCTGAAAAGCTGCATGGCAAACACATTCTCAT GTACTGCACTGGCGGTATTAGATGTGAAACTGCTTCAGCTTATATTAGATCAAAAGGTGTAGGTTTTGAGAATGTTTTTCAG TTGTTTGGCGGAATTCAGAGATACTTGGAACAATTTCCAACTGGCGGTTACTTTAGAGGGAAGAATTTTGTTTTTGATCACCG TATTTCAGTTGGAAGTAAGGAAACAGATGTTATTGGCAGTTGCCTGCTTTGTGGTATTTCCTTTGATGATTATTCCTCTCGTTGCCGGTGCCATTACTGTAGAATGCTCGTTTTAGTCTGCTATGATTGTCAG GTCATTTCCAGCAGAGTTTATGTTTGTGAGTTATGCCAAAAAAATGGCAAGGGAAGCAATCCAATGATGTTACAGGAGGATGAGCATGAAGATATTTCACCTGATTCCTTGGAGGAAATGGGTTTTTCGAATTCCAGCTTTCCTGATATCACGCCAGCCCAGTTCCCTAGGACTCATG GTAACAGTGGGGACCGAAAGCTAAGGATTCTATGCTTACATGGGTTCAGACAAAATGCTTCAAATTTTAAAGGAAGAACTTCATCACTTGCTAAGAAATTGAAGAACATGGTGGAATTTGTATTTGTCGATGCTCCTCATGAACTACCATTCATATACAAGCCACGTTCAAGTGACAGCAGTTATGTGCAACAGTCTCCACCACCGGAAATGAACAGGCGATATGCATGGCTTACAAGTGAACATTTGAAcctctcggatgaacaatgttggAGGATGATAGATGCTCCTTTCGATCCCTTGCAATATCAACAACAAACATTTGGCTTCGAAGTATCCTACCAACACCTCAAGAATATAATCTCTCATATGGGACCATTTGACGGGGTCCTCGGTTTCTCTCAGGGGGCAGCGATGGCTGCCTTGTTTTGCCAGCAGCAACAGCGAAGCAGCCATGTTATGGACTTCCAATTTGCGATCCTATGCTCAGGTTTTCTGCCAATTCCATGGGGGTCCAAGGAGTCAATAAGGTGTCCTTCACTTCATTGTTTTGGCAGTAGCCAAGGACAAGATAGGCAGATTGCAAATCAAGCGAGCAGGGAACTAGCTGGTATGTTCGACGAAGAGTGCTCCATGATCATCGAACATGAGATGGGTCATATAATCCCCACTAGGTCGCCTTATATTGATCAAATGAAGAATTTCCTAAGACGCTTCCTTTGA